A window of Limibacillus sp. contains these coding sequences:
- a CDS encoding DUF1476 domain-containing protein → MNSFSDREKAFEDKYKHDQELQFKVEVRRNKLLGLWAAELLDKKGEDADAYAKEVISSDFDEPGDDDVLRKVLGDLTDAGVDFSEHRLRNKMDELLSIAKQQVMTE, encoded by the coding sequence ATGAACAGCTTCAGCGACCGCGAAAAGGCGTTCGAGGACAAGTACAAGCACGATCAGGAACTGCAGTTCAAGGTCGAGGTGCGCCGCAACAAGCTCCTGGGCCTCTGGGCCGCCGAGCTGCTGGACAAGAAGGGCGAGGATGCCGACGCCTACGCCAAGGAGGTCATCTCTTCCGACTTCGACGAGCCCGGCGACGACGACGTGCTGCGCAAGGTCCTGGGCGACCTGACCGATGCCGGCGTGGACTTCAGCGAACACCGCCTGCGCAACAAGATGGACGAGCTGCTCTCCATCGCCAAACAGCAGGTGATGACGGAGTAG
- a CDS encoding NRDE family protein — protein sequence MCTLVLLRRPGHDWPLLLAANRDEMKDRPWDPPARHWSDRPEVLAGRDRLSGGSWLGINKDGVVAAVLNRYGTLGPQAGKRSRGELVLEALDHAEARTAAEALADINPEAYRGFNLVVADAREAWWLTLRGEGALVERQAFPDGLSILTARDLNDTQSPRIARYRPLFEAARAPDPDAGDWADWQALLSSRAHDEDAGPGGAMTVELDNGFQTVSSSLIALPEDPEVKPRWLFCPGMPEAAGFEALAL from the coding sequence ATGTGCACCCTGGTCCTCCTCCGCCGCCCCGGCCACGACTGGCCGCTGCTCCTCGCCGCCAACCGCGACGAGATGAAGGACCGGCCCTGGGACCCGCCCGCCCGGCACTGGTCCGACAGGCCGGAGGTGCTGGCCGGGCGCGATCGGCTTTCGGGCGGAAGCTGGCTGGGGATCAACAAGGACGGCGTCGTCGCCGCCGTCTTGAACCGCTACGGCACGCTGGGGCCGCAGGCGGGCAAGCGCAGCCGGGGCGAACTGGTGCTGGAAGCTCTGGACCACGCCGAGGCGCGCACGGCGGCCGAGGCGCTGGCCGACATCAACCCGGAGGCCTACCGGGGCTTCAACCTGGTGGTGGCCGATGCGCGCGAGGCCTGGTGGCTGACGCTGCGGGGCGAGGGCGCCCTGGTCGAGCGGCAGGCGTTTCCTGACGGTCTTTCCATCCTGACCGCGCGCGACCTGAACGATACCCAGAGCCCGCGCATCGCGCGCTACCGCCCGCTGTTCGAGGCCGCCCGGGCGCCCGATCCCGACGCCGGCGACTGGGCCGACTGGCAGGCGCTGCTGTCAAGCCGGGCGCACGACGAGGACGCCGGGCCCGGCGGCGCCATGACGGTGGAGCTGGACAATGGATTCCAGACCGTCTCCTCCTCCCTGATCGCCCTGCCGGAGGACCCAGAGGTCAAACCCCGCTGGCTCTTCTGCCCGGGCATGCCGGAAGCCGCGGGCTTTGAGGCCCTTGCGCTATAG
- a CDS encoding phosphoribosylaminoimidazolesuccinocarboxamide synthase, with amino-acid sequence MNEPMRRKRLYEGKAKVLYEGPEPGTIVQYFKDDATAFNAQKRGTITGKGVLNNRISELIMTHLSEMGIPTHFIRRLNMREQLVRQVEIVPLEIVVRNIAAGSFAQRFKMEEGTPLPRTIIEYCYKSDELGDPLVAEEHVLAFGWATPQELDEIVAMTVRVNDYLSGLFHGIGLKLVDFKLEFGRLWVGEEGAEEMRIVLADEISPDSCRLWDIKTGEKMDKDRFRRDLGGIEEAYQEVARRLGVLPETGPGDAPAPSTVQ; translated from the coding sequence ATGAACGAGCCCATGCGACGCAAGCGCCTCTACGAAGGCAAGGCCAAGGTCCTCTACGAGGGTCCGGAACCCGGCACCATCGTCCAGTACTTCAAGGACGACGCCACGGCCTTCAACGCCCAGAAGCGCGGCACCATCACCGGCAAGGGGGTGCTGAACAACCGCATCTCCGAGCTGATCATGACCCACCTGAGCGAGATGGGCATACCCACGCACTTCATCCGCCGGCTCAACATGCGCGAGCAGCTGGTCCGTCAGGTGGAGATCGTCCCGCTGGAGATCGTGGTGCGCAACATTGCCGCCGGGTCCTTCGCCCAGCGTTTCAAGATGGAGGAAGGCACGCCCCTGCCCCGCACCATCATCGAGTACTGCTACAAGTCAGACGAGCTGGGCGACCCGCTGGTGGCCGAGGAGCACGTGCTGGCCTTCGGCTGGGCGACCCCGCAGGAGCTGGACGAGATCGTCGCCATGACCGTGCGCGTCAACGACTACCTCTCCGGCCTGTTCCACGGCATCGGGCTGAAGCTGGTGGACTTCAAGCTGGAGTTCGGCCGCCTCTGGGTCGGCGAGGAGGGCGCGGAGGAGATGCGCATCGTCCTGGCCGACGAGATCAGCCCCGATTCCTGCCGCCTCTGGGACATCAAGACCGGCGAGAAGATGGACAAGGACCGCTTCCGCCGCGACCTGGGCGGCATCGAGGAGGCCTATCAGGAAGTCGCCCGCCGCCTCGGCGTCCTGCCCGAGACCGGCCCCGGCGACGCCCCCGCCCCCTCGACGGTGCAGTAA
- the rpsD gene encoding 30S ribosomal protein S4, with protein sequence MGKRLNSKYKIDRRLGVNLWGRPKSPINKREYGPGEHGQRRRKPTDFGTQLMAKQKLKGYYGNIGEKQFRKYFDAADRRKGNTAENLIEILERRLDAVVYRAKFVPTVFAARQFVNHGHVLVNGKKVNIPSYMVKDDDVIEVKQKSRQMALVLEASGSPEREVPDYIEVDHNQMKARFVRGPQLADVPYPVHMEPNLVIEFYSS encoded by the coding sequence ATGGGTAAGCGTCTGAATTCCAAGTACAAAATTGACCGCCGTCTCGGCGTCAACCTTTGGGGCCGCCCCAAGAGCCCGATCAACAAGCGCGAATACGGTCCCGGCGAGCACGGCCAGCGCCGCCGCAAGCCGACCGACTTCGGCACCCAGCTGATGGCCAAGCAGAAGCTGAAGGGCTACTACGGCAACATCGGCGAGAAGCAGTTCCGCAAGTACTTCGACGCCGCCGATCGCCGCAAGGGCAACACCGCCGAGAACCTGATCGAAATCCTGGAGCGCCGCCTGGACGCCGTGGTCTACCGCGCGAAGTTCGTGCCGACCGTGTTCGCCGCGCGCCAGTTCGTCAACCACGGCCACGTCCTGGTGAACGGCAAGAAGGTCAACATCCCCTCCTACATGGTCAAGGACGACGATGTGATCGAGGTGAAGCAGAAGTCGCGCCAGATGGCGCTGGTCCTGGAGGCCAGCGGCTCTCCGGAGCGCGAGGTTCCCGATTACATCGAGGTGGACCACAACCAGATGAAGGCGCGCTTCGTGCGCGGCCCGCAGCTGGCCGACGTGCCCTACCCGGTCCACATGGAACCCAACCTGGTCATCGAGTTCTATTCGAGCTGA
- a CDS encoding cupin domain-containing protein: MTDPTSLIERLSLQPHPEGGWYAETHRDAPADGGRGSLTQIYYLLEAGQQSRWHRVTDATEVWHHYAGGPLELLLSPDGAGVERVLLGSDIAAGESPHCVIAPKVWQSARPLGGWSLCGCTVAPAFEFSGFEMAPDGWEPGPGG; this comes from the coding sequence ATGACCGACCCGACGAGCCTGATCGAGCGCCTTTCGCTCCAGCCGCACCCGGAAGGCGGCTGGTATGCTGAGACCCACCGCGACGCCCCCGCGGACGGCGGGCGCGGCAGCCTGACCCAGATCTACTATCTGCTGGAAGCCGGCCAGCAGTCCCGCTGGCACAGGGTGACCGATGCGACGGAGGTCTGGCACCACTACGCCGGCGGGCCGCTGGAGTTGCTGCTTTCCCCGGACGGCGCAGGGGTCGAGCGTGTCCTTCTGGGCAGCGACATCGCGGCGGGCGAGTCCCCGCACTGCGTGATCGCACCCAAGGTCTGGCAATCCGCCCGCCCCCTCGGCGGCTGGAGCCTCTGCGGCTGCACCGTCGCCCCGGCTTTCGAGTTCTCAGGCTTCGAGATGGCCCCGGACGGCTGGGAACCGGGCCCGGGCGGCTAG
- a CDS encoding VOC family protein: MKLKRLDHVNIRTGDLAGLTAFYGGLLGLDKGARPPFGVGGVWLYLGDQAVVHLIEVDSTPDAPTPRVEHFAFMAEGLEETKARLDGAGQAFREVLVPGYGWTQIFLRDPDGNNVELTFTETGEAREEARRRPSFETRTFVRSSG, translated from the coding sequence ATGAAACTGAAGCGCCTGGATCACGTGAACATCCGCACCGGCGACCTGGCCGGCCTTACCGCTTTCTACGGCGGCCTGCTGGGTCTGGATAAAGGGGCGAGGCCTCCCTTTGGCGTGGGCGGGGTCTGGCTCTATCTGGGCGACCAGGCCGTGGTCCACCTCATTGAGGTGGACAGCACGCCGGATGCCCCGACCCCGCGCGTCGAGCACTTCGCCTTCATGGCCGAGGGGCTGGAGGAGACCAAGGCGCGCCTGGACGGCGCCGGGCAGGCCTTCCGCGAGGTCTTGGTGCCGGGCTACGGCTGGACCCAGATCTTTCTGCGCGACCCCGACGGCAACAACGTCGAGCTTACCTTTACCGAGACAGGCGAGGCCCGAGAGGAGGCAAGGCGCCGCCCATCCTTCGAGACGCGGACCTTCGTCCGCTCCTCAGGATGA
- the grxD gene encoding Grx4 family monothiol glutaredoxin, which produces MSNPVFERIQQDIDGNEVVLFMKGTPVFPQCGFSAAVVQVLSHLGVRFKGINVLDDPGLRQGIKDFSSWPTIPQLYVKGEFVGGCDIIREMFQSGELQELLDKKGVQNQPAA; this is translated from the coding sequence ATGAGCAATCCGGTTTTCGAGCGGATCCAGCAGGATATCGACGGCAACGAGGTCGTGCTCTTCATGAAGGGCACCCCGGTCTTCCCGCAGTGCGGCTTCTCCGCCGCCGTGGTGCAGGTCTTGAGCCACCTGGGCGTGCGCTTCAAGGGCATCAACGTGCTGGACGACCCCGGCCTGCGCCAGGGCATCAAGGACTTTTCCAGCTGGCCGACCATCCCGCAGCTTTACGTGAAGGGCGAGTTCGTCGGCGGCTGCGACATCATCCGCGAGATGTTCCAGTCCGGCGAGTTGCAGGAACTGCTCGACAAGAAGGGCGTGCAGAACCAGCCGGCCGCCTGA
- a CDS encoding BolA family transcriptional regulator, with amino-acid sequence MPMNPSEIETLIKDGIPDASVTIEDLRGDGDHYAAYVVSEAFRGKSRVQQHQMVYQALQGRMGNELHALALQTSAPEA; translated from the coding sequence ATGCCCATGAACCCCTCTGAGATCGAAACGCTGATCAAGGATGGCATTCCCGACGCCAGCGTAACCATCGAGGACCTGCGTGGTGACGGCGATCACTACGCCGCCTACGTCGTGTCCGAGGCCTTCCGGGGCAAGTCCCGGGTGCAGCAGCACCAGATGGTCTATCAGGCGCTCCAGGGACGCATGGGCAACGAATTACACGCCTTGGCGCTGCAGACCTCTGCGCCCGAGGCCTGA
- the purL gene encoding phosphoribosylformylglycinamidine synthase subunit PurL, with protein MTDAPITPEIVADHGLSPEEYERVLEIMGREPNLLELGIFSVMWSEHCSYKSSKRWLKTLPTSGPQVIQGPGENAGVVDIGDGQAVIFKIESHNHPSFIEPYQGAATGVGGILRDVFTMGARPIANLNALRFGDPSHPKTRHLLAGVVAGIGGYGNCVGVPTVGGEVNFHPAYNGNILVNAMTVGLADSDKIFYSKATGIGNPVVYVGSKTGRDGIHGATMASAEFDEDSDEKRPTVQVGDPFTEKLLIEACLELMATDMIVAIQDMGAAGLTSSSFEMASKGGTGVELNLSAVPCREEGMVPYEMMLSESQERMLMVLKPGREEEARAIFEKWDLDFAVIGKLTDTGRMVLTFEGEVVGELPIDPLAEASPEYDRPWEPTPAPAVLDAGQVPEPENYGEALLTLLGSPDLASRRWVWEQYDHMVMGDTVIRPGGDGALVRVHGTEKGLAVTTDCAPRYCLADPQTGGAQAVAEAYRNISATGAKPLAATNNLNFGNPQRKRIMGQLVGCVKGMGEACAALDTPIVSGNVSLYNETNGQGILPTPVIGMVGLLDDISRHGVAAFLDEGESVYLIGKTEGHLGQSLYLRELYGREEGAPPPVDLEAEAKAGGLVREAIAQGLVKSCHDLSDGGLLVAFAEMALAGGTGAELDPAAAGETPLHAWLFGEDQARYLVSTRDGEALEALAKQFGAPLTRVGRTGGASLTVTGRFTISLDEVKKRHEGWLPAYMQGEL; from the coding sequence ATGACCGATGCGCCCATCACGCCGGAGATCGTGGCCGATCACGGCCTCTCGCCCGAGGAGTACGAGCGCGTCCTGGAGATCATGGGCCGCGAGCCGAACCTGCTGGAGCTTGGCATCTTCTCGGTCATGTGGTCCGAGCACTGCTCCTACAAGTCCTCCAAGCGCTGGCTGAAGACGCTGCCGACGAGCGGCCCGCAGGTCATCCAGGGCCCCGGCGAGAACGCGGGCGTGGTCGACATCGGCGACGGGCAGGCGGTGATCTTCAAGATCGAGAGCCACAACCACCCGAGCTTCATCGAGCCCTATCAGGGCGCGGCCACCGGGGTAGGCGGCATCCTGCGCGACGTCTTCACCATGGGCGCGCGGCCCATCGCCAACCTCAACGCGCTGCGCTTCGGCGACCCCAGCCACCCCAAGACGCGCCACCTGCTGGCCGGCGTGGTGGCGGGCATCGGCGGCTATGGCAACTGCGTGGGCGTGCCAACCGTGGGCGGAGAGGTGAACTTCCATCCGGCCTATAACGGCAACATCCTGGTCAACGCCATGACCGTGGGTCTCGCCGACAGCGACAAGATCTTCTATTCCAAGGCGACCGGCATTGGGAATCCGGTGGTCTACGTCGGCTCCAAGACCGGGCGCGACGGCATTCACGGCGCGACCATGGCCTCCGCCGAGTTCGACGAGGACTCCGACGAGAAGCGCCCCACGGTCCAGGTCGGCGACCCCTTCACGGAGAAGCTGCTGATCGAAGCCTGCCTGGAGCTGATGGCCACCGACATGATCGTGGCGATCCAGGACATGGGCGCGGCGGGGCTCACCTCCTCCTCCTTCGAGATGGCCTCCAAGGGCGGGACCGGCGTGGAGCTCAACCTTTCGGCGGTGCCTTGCCGGGAGGAGGGCATGGTGCCCTACGAGATGATGCTCTCCGAAAGTCAGGAGCGCATGCTGATGGTCCTGAAGCCCGGCCGCGAGGAGGAAGCGCGCGCCATCTTCGAGAAGTGGGACCTGGACTTCGCGGTGATCGGTAAGCTGACCGACACGGGCCGCATGGTCCTGACCTTCGAGGGCGAGGTGGTCGGCGAGCTGCCGATCGACCCCTTGGCCGAGGCCAGCCCCGAATACGACCGCCCCTGGGAACCGACTCCCGCGCCCGCCGTTCTGGACGCCGGCCAGGTGCCCGAGCCCGAGAACTATGGCGAGGCTCTCCTGACCCTGCTGGGCTCGCCTGATCTCGCCTCGCGGCGCTGGGTCTGGGAGCAATACGACCACATGGTCATGGGCGACACGGTGATCCGGCCCGGCGGCGACGGGGCGCTGGTGCGGGTCCACGGCACGGAAAAGGGCCTGGCCGTCACCACCGACTGCGCGCCGCGCTACTGCCTCGCCGACCCGCAGACCGGGGGCGCCCAGGCCGTGGCGGAGGCCTATCGCAACATCTCGGCGACCGGCGCCAAGCCGCTGGCGGCCACCAACAACCTCAACTTCGGGAACCCGCAGCGCAAGCGGATCATGGGCCAGCTCGTCGGCTGCGTGAAGGGCATGGGGGAGGCTTGCGCCGCCCTCGACACCCCGATCGTCTCCGGCAACGTCTCGCTCTACAACGAGACCAACGGGCAGGGGATTCTTCCCACGCCGGTGATCGGCATGGTCGGGCTGCTCGACGACATCTCGCGCCACGGCGTGGCTGCGTTCCTGGATGAGGGCGAAAGCGTCTATCTGATCGGCAAGACCGAAGGCCACCTCGGCCAGTCGCTGTACCTGCGCGAGCTGTACGGCCGGGAGGAGGGCGCGCCCCCGCCGGTCGACCTGGAGGCCGAGGCCAAGGCCGGCGGTCTGGTGCGCGAGGCCATCGCCCAGGGGCTCGTGAAGAGCTGCCACGACCTCTCCGACGGCGGCCTTCTGGTGGCTTTCGCCGAGATGGCGCTGGCGGGCGGGACCGGCGCGGAACTGGACCCGGCGGCGGCGGGGGAGACCCCACTGCACGCATGGTTGTTTGGCGAGGATCAGGCGCGTTATCTTGTCTCCACACGCGACGGCGAAGCGCTGGAGGCTTTGGCGAAGCAGTTTGGTGCGCCGCTCACCCGGGTGGGGCGTACCGGCGGTGCTTCGTTGACAGTCACCGGACGCTTCACCATATCGCTGGACGAGGTAAAGAAGCGGCACGAGGGCTGGTTGCCCGCTTACATGCAGGGTGAGCTTTAG